From Amycolatopsis sp. cg9, one genomic window encodes:
- a CDS encoding MarR family winged helix-turn-helix transcriptional regulator: MHTSSDGGPALFRLVRHWARQWAPDVVERFAADAPPTWTVPNLFVIQAIDGAAADEVTVADVARQLGIDRSVASRMTTEAARDGFVTRSTSTRDARRAVLTLTGEAREFLAASRAHQRQAFEALVGHWPAEDRERFAGYLSRLAGEVLG, translated from the coding sequence GTGCACACATCAAGCGACGGTGGCCCCGCCCTCTTCCGCCTGGTCCGCCACTGGGCCCGCCAGTGGGCCCCGGACGTCGTCGAGCGCTTCGCCGCCGACGCGCCGCCGACGTGGACGGTGCCGAACCTCTTCGTCATCCAGGCGATCGACGGCGCGGCAGCCGACGAGGTCACCGTCGCGGACGTGGCCCGCCAGCTGGGCATCGACCGCTCGGTGGCCAGCCGGATGACGACCGAAGCGGCCCGCGACGGCTTCGTGACGCGCTCGACGTCGACCCGCGATGCACGCCGCGCGGTGCTGACGCTCACCGGCGAGGCCCGGGAGTTCCTCGCGGCTTCACGAGCCCACCAGCGGCAGGCGTTCGAGGCACTGGTGGGGCACTGGCCTGCCGAGGACCGCGAACGGTTCGCGGGCTACCTGAGCCGGCTCGCGGGCGAGGTCCTCGGCTGA
- a CDS encoding VOC family protein, with amino-acid sequence MNPAHPTVLPRMVVRDVVAAVAFLRTVFGATGETESGRPAEIRIGDSPLLVSAEGERELFPAFLYVYVADADDTYHRALDCGATSLEEPVDQPYGDRRAMVRDPFGNVFQIAQRRG; translated from the coding sequence ATGAACCCGGCTCACCCGACAGTGCTCCCGCGGATGGTGGTGCGCGACGTCGTCGCCGCCGTCGCGTTCCTGCGCACGGTGTTCGGCGCCACCGGCGAGACCGAGAGCGGGCGGCCCGCCGAAATCCGCATCGGCGACTCGCCCCTGCTGGTGTCCGCGGAAGGCGAGCGCGAGCTCTTCCCCGCATTCCTCTACGTCTACGTCGCCGACGCGGACGACACGTACCACCGCGCGCTCGACTGCGGCGCGACGAGCCTCGAGGAACCGGTGGACCAGCCCTACGGCGACCGGCGGGCGATGGTCCGCGACCCGTTCGGCAACGTCTTCCAGATCGCCCAGCGCCGCGGCTGA
- a CDS encoding protein kinase → MNPEFGPYLIERPIARGGMGEVLRARDTRLDRVVALKVLPPHLAADEEFRERFRREAHAAARLREPHIVPIHSFGEIDGRLYLDMQLVEGEDLATRLSTRGPMDPADAVDVVGQIAQALTAAHAEGVVHRDVKPSNILLTGTGFAYLVDFGIARSQESTSGLTGAGAAIGTLDYMAPERFTGARPDQRVDVYALACVLHQCLTATKPFAATTAASLLHAHLNQAPPRPSLLRPGIPPALDGVVARGMAKSTDDRYPTAAALAAGANAALGSPTAPLGYVAPLAETRAFTRLEPETAPRRTGLLIALTIVVVLLLGGAGTVLALPALLSRTPAGTPTPAPLAAPVPVPVRTTASTTVPVAVTTAGASRPAPADLAGFVVHYYGLMPDTAAGWELIGPNLRLRTRDSYDKFWSKFSGAEVVGSPAVEGSTVTARIRLHYRDGRPDSTETHVLGLAVQDGELRIDSDALAKSR, encoded by the coding sequence GTGAACCCGGAATTCGGGCCGTACCTCATCGAACGGCCGATCGCGCGCGGCGGCATGGGCGAAGTCCTGCGCGCCCGCGACACCCGGCTGGACCGGGTGGTGGCGCTGAAGGTGCTGCCACCCCACCTCGCCGCCGACGAGGAGTTCCGCGAACGCTTCCGCCGCGAAGCGCACGCGGCGGCCCGGCTGCGCGAGCCGCACATCGTCCCGATTCACTCGTTCGGGGAAATCGACGGCCGCCTGTACCTGGACATGCAGCTCGTCGAAGGCGAAGACCTGGCGACGCGGCTGAGCACGCGCGGGCCGATGGACCCGGCCGACGCCGTCGACGTCGTCGGCCAGATCGCCCAGGCCCTCACCGCCGCGCACGCCGAAGGGGTCGTCCACCGGGACGTCAAGCCGTCGAACATCCTCCTGACCGGCACCGGCTTCGCCTACCTGGTGGACTTCGGGATCGCGCGGTCGCAGGAGTCGACGAGCGGGCTGACCGGCGCGGGCGCGGCGATCGGCACGCTCGACTACATGGCTCCCGAGCGGTTCACCGGGGCCCGGCCCGACCAGCGCGTCGACGTCTACGCCCTGGCGTGCGTGCTCCACCAGTGCCTGACCGCCACCAAGCCGTTCGCCGCGACGACCGCGGCGTCCCTGCTCCACGCCCACCTGAACCAGGCGCCACCGCGCCCGAGCCTGCTGCGCCCGGGGATCCCCCCGGCGCTCGACGGCGTCGTGGCCCGGGGCATGGCGAAGAGCACGGACGACCGGTACCCGACCGCCGCGGCGCTCGCGGCGGGCGCGAACGCCGCCCTCGGCTCGCCGACGGCACCGCTGGGCTACGTGGCTCCGCTGGCCGAGACCCGGGCCTTCACCAGGCTCGAACCGGAGACCGCGCCGCGGCGGACCGGGCTGCTGATCGCGCTCACGATCGTCGTCGTGCTCCTGCTCGGCGGGGCCGGCACCGTGCTCGCACTCCCCGCCCTGCTGTCCCGGACCCCGGCCGGGACGCCGACGCCGGCACCGCTCGCCGCACCGGTTCCGGTGCCGGTCCGCACGACCGCGTCGACGACCGTGCCCGTCGCGGTGACCACGGCCGGTGCGAGCCGGCCCGCCCCGGCCGACCTCGCCGGGTTCGTCGTCCACTACTACGGGCTGATGCCGGACACCGCCGCCGGCTGGGAGCTGATCGGCCCGAACCTGCGGCTGCGGACGCGGGACAGCTACGACAAGTTCTGGAGCAAGTTCAGCGGTGCCGAGGTCGTCGGGTCGCCCGCGGTCGAGGGCAGCACGGTGACCGCGCGGATCCGGCTGCACTACCGCGACGGCCGCCCGGACAGCACCGAAACGCACGTGCTCGGGCTCGCCGTGCAGGACGGCGAGCTGCGCATCGACTCCGACGCCCTCGCCAAGAGCCGCTGA
- a CDS encoding DinB family protein, whose protein sequence is MTSADDQGRPEPPYDGDEAATLLGFLDFHRATLAWKCAGLDEAGLRARVAPSTMTLGGLLKHLAYVEDNWFSFVWSEHDRMPPFDAVDWAATPDWDWDSAADDTPEQLRLLWEEAVERSRTAVREANGDLTRRARRSLRDGGTPTLRWILVHMVEEYSRHNGHADFLRESIDGSTGE, encoded by the coding sequence GTGACCTCTGCGGACGACCAGGGCCGGCCCGAACCGCCCTATGACGGCGACGAAGCCGCGACCCTCCTCGGTTTCCTCGACTTCCACCGCGCGACCCTGGCCTGGAAGTGCGCGGGCCTGGACGAAGCGGGCCTGCGCGCGCGGGTGGCGCCGTCCACGATGACCCTCGGCGGGCTGCTCAAGCACCTCGCCTACGTGGAGGACAACTGGTTCTCGTTCGTGTGGTCCGAGCACGACCGGATGCCGCCGTTCGACGCGGTCGACTGGGCGGCGACCCCGGACTGGGACTGGGATTCCGCCGCGGACGACACCCCGGAGCAGCTTCGCCTGCTGTGGGAGGAAGCGGTCGAGCGGTCGCGGACGGCGGTGCGGGAGGCGAACGGCGACTTGACGCGGCGGGCCCGGCGCTCGCTGCGGGACGGCGGCACCCCGACCCTGCGCTGGATCCTGGTGCACATGGTCGAGGAGTACTCGCGCCACAACGGCCACGCCGACTTCCTCCGGGAGTCGATCGACGGCAGCACCGGCGAGTAG
- a CDS encoding alpha/beta fold hydrolase, which yields MAQFVLVPGAWLGSWAWDEVVPRLREAGHGAHAVTLSGVAERRGEPVGGQTHVQDIVGVVERGDLREVVVVGHSYSGIPAGQAAERIGDRLNRVVFVDSNVPTAGESFTSHWSPERVAELTARGFWPPLPAEDYAGQGLSGEAIARIVGGSTPHPAASLTDPAVLSRPLGELPATYLKCLLDGDTPSPDVVALLESDRWELVELATGHWPMFSKPEELARILLAAA from the coding sequence ATGGCTCAATTCGTACTGGTACCGGGCGCCTGGCTCGGTTCGTGGGCGTGGGACGAGGTGGTCCCGCGCCTGCGCGAGGCCGGCCACGGCGCCCACGCGGTGACCCTGTCCGGCGTGGCCGAGCGGCGTGGCGAGCCGGTCGGCGGGCAAACCCACGTGCAGGACATCGTCGGCGTCGTCGAGCGCGGCGACCTGCGCGAGGTCGTGGTGGTGGGGCACAGCTACTCCGGCATCCCGGCCGGCCAAGCGGCCGAACGGATCGGCGACCGGCTGAACCGGGTGGTGTTCGTGGACTCGAACGTGCCCACCGCCGGCGAGTCCTTCACCTCGCACTGGTCCCCCGAACGGGTCGCGGAGCTCACCGCGCGCGGCTTCTGGCCGCCGTTGCCGGCGGAAGACTATGCGGGGCAAGGGCTTTCCGGCGAGGCGATCGCCCGGATCGTCGGCGGCTCGACCCCGCACCCGGCGGCGTCGCTGACCGATCCGGCCGTGCTTTCCCGCCCGCTCGGCGAACTCCCGGCGACGTACCTCAAGTGCTTGCTCGACGGGGACACCCCGAGCCCGGACGTCGTCGCGCTCCTGGAAAGCGACCGCTGGGAGCTCGTGGAGCTGGCCACCGGTCACTGGCCGATGTTCTCGAAACCCGAAGAGCTGGCCCGGATCCTGCTGGCGGCGGCGTGA
- a CDS encoding glycosyl transferase, with protein MSLKSEAVPELVPPAPEAPTGPKRWAWQDTAIGGGFLLFTILLYNGLWFDLKRGYLWNGASDQSQWEWYSTVVAKSVLHFQNPFTTDLQNYPLGVNMAANAAMFGLNIPLAPITLTFGATLTWAIVLTAGLAGTAFGWYWVFSRHLVPNRTAAAIGGAFCGFAPPMISHGNAHPNFVVLFVMPFIALKTIQIAHGERSVRNGIVLGVLVAWQILLGEEPLAIFALTFLVFAISYLIPRRAEIRGMLAPLGKGVGIGAVVALLIAGFPLYWQFFGPYSFHSLLHGSAGNDTAALTRFATQSIAGTPEAAADVSMNRTEENAFFGWPLIVLMVVLTIWLWRDVVSRALAITMYVMAFLSLGVEITVAHQDTGVPGLWKWLGQLPLLDSLIESRLAMGCIPVVGGLLAIATHRVWTAAAELPQPLEGKPRFPLKMLWIGAVVAVLLPIAPTELVTHQRPLSPPFFADGIWRQYIAPGGSLVPVPLPSTGEAEPLHWQVDAGLGYPMPEGYFVGPTSADDRRGRYGAVPRPTSDLFAEVERTGQAADVTEADRTQALDDLRYWKADVLVVGPRQNQEALKSTVELLLRKPAEFVGGVWIWDVRPLTP; from the coding sequence GTGAGCTTGAAGTCCGAAGCCGTCCCCGAGCTCGTCCCGCCCGCCCCCGAAGCACCCACCGGCCCGAAACGCTGGGCGTGGCAGGACACCGCCATCGGCGGCGGCTTCCTGCTCTTCACGATCCTGCTCTACAACGGGCTCTGGTTCGACCTCAAGCGCGGCTACCTCTGGAACGGCGCGTCCGACCAGAGCCAGTGGGAGTGGTACTCGACGGTCGTCGCGAAGTCCGTGCTGCACTTCCAGAACCCGTTCACCACGGACCTGCAGAACTACCCGCTCGGCGTGAACATGGCGGCGAACGCGGCGATGTTCGGCCTGAACATCCCGCTCGCGCCGATCACGCTGACCTTCGGCGCGACGCTCACCTGGGCCATCGTCCTGACCGCCGGCCTCGCCGGCACCGCGTTCGGCTGGTACTGGGTGTTTTCCCGCCACCTGGTGCCGAACCGGACCGCGGCCGCGATCGGCGGCGCCTTCTGCGGCTTCGCCCCGCCGATGATCTCGCACGGCAACGCGCACCCGAACTTCGTCGTGCTGTTCGTGATGCCGTTCATCGCCCTCAAGACCATCCAGATCGCGCACGGCGAACGCTCGGTGCGCAACGGCATCGTGCTCGGCGTCCTCGTCGCGTGGCAGATCCTGCTCGGCGAAGAGCCGCTGGCGATCTTCGCGCTCACCTTCCTCGTCTTCGCGATCTCCTACCTGATCCCGCGCCGCGCGGAAATCCGCGGCATGCTGGCGCCGCTGGGCAAGGGGGTCGGCATCGGCGCGGTCGTCGCACTGCTCATCGCCGGATTCCCGTTGTACTGGCAGTTCTTCGGCCCGTACAGCTTCCACTCCCTCCTGCACGGTTCGGCGGGCAACGACACCGCGGCGCTCACGCGCTTCGCGACGCAGTCGATCGCCGGCACCCCGGAGGCGGCCGCGGACGTCTCGATGAACCGCACCGAAGAGAACGCGTTCTTCGGCTGGCCGCTCATCGTGCTCATGGTCGTGCTCACGATCTGGCTGTGGCGCGACGTCGTTTCGCGAGCGCTCGCGATCACGATGTACGTGATGGCCTTCCTTTCGCTGGGTGTCGAAATCACGGTGGCGCACCAGGACACCGGCGTCCCGGGGCTGTGGAAGTGGCTGGGCCAGCTGCCGCTGCTGGACTCGCTCATCGAGTCCCGGCTCGCGATGGGCTGCATCCCCGTGGTCGGCGGGCTACTGGCGATCGCGACGCACCGCGTCTGGACGGCGGCGGCCGAGCTGCCGCAACCGCTCGAAGGCAAACCTCGCTTTCCCTTGAAGATGCTCTGGATCGGCGCCGTCGTCGCCGTGCTGCTCCCGATCGCGCCGACGGAGCTGGTGACGCACCAGCGCCCGCTTTCGCCGCCCTTCTTCGCCGACGGCATCTGGCGCCAGTACATCGCTCCCGGCGGCTCGCTGGTTCCCGTCCCGCTGCCGAGCACCGGCGAAGCCGAGCCGCTGCACTGGCAGGTCGACGCCGGCCTCGGCTACCCGATGCCGGAGGGCTACTTCGTCGGCCCGACTTCGGCGGACGACCGCCGCGGCCGCTACGGCGCCGTCCCGCGGCCGACGTCGGACCTGTTCGCGGAGGTCGAGCGCACCGGTCAGGCCGCCGACGTCACCGAAGCGGACCGCACCCAGGCCCTGGACGACCTGCGGTACTGGAAGGCCGACGTGCTCGTGGTCGGCCCGCGGCAGAACCAGGAAGCCCTCAAGTCCACAGTGGAACTGCTGCTGCGCAAGCCCGCGGAGTTCGTCGGCGGGGTGTGGATCTGGGACGTGCGCCCGCTGACGCCCTGA
- a CDS encoding serpin family protein, producing MATDSHLRFALAVHGALGAEGGNSCFSPYSVASALTLAALAARGRTREELVALVGEQTGLLKEAARLGEERGEQPELAVANTLWADDRLPLEDSFKSELAGWPGAAVASAPFEREPEAARALINDDVGQTTRGLIPQLLPPGSIDRDVAAVLVNALYLKAAWKLPFREANTSDAPFHAPAGTRDVPTMWLSESVGYAHADGWQAVQLAGGGGLQAVVLLPDGDLADAEAALDQAKLASLLGEIRFKPVELALPKVSLDVPSSLTGVLRGLGVRTMFTDEADLTGLSPDPRLTVSEVLHQAVLRVDEQGFEGAAATALTMRLTSMIIDEPVVVTVDRPFLLLVRHAATGALYFFARVVEP from the coding sequence ATGGCCACGGACAGCCACCTCCGGTTCGCCCTCGCCGTTCACGGGGCCCTCGGTGCCGAGGGCGGGAACAGCTGTTTCTCGCCGTATTCGGTGGCCAGTGCGCTCACCCTCGCCGCGCTCGCCGCGCGGGGGCGGACCCGTGAGGAGCTCGTCGCCCTGGTCGGGGAGCAGACCGGTCTGCTCAAGGAGGCCGCCCGGCTCGGGGAAGAGCGTGGTGAGCAGCCCGAACTGGCCGTCGCGAACACGCTGTGGGCCGACGACCGGCTGCCGCTCGAGGACTCCTTCAAGAGCGAACTCGCCGGGTGGCCCGGGGCCGCCGTCGCCAGTGCGCCTTTCGAGCGGGAACCCGAGGCCGCGCGGGCGCTGATCAACGACGATGTCGGGCAGACCACGCGGGGGCTGATCCCGCAGCTGCTGCCGCCCGGGTCGATCGATCGGGACGTCGCCGCCGTGCTGGTCAACGCGCTGTACCTGAAGGCCGCCTGGAAGCTGCCGTTCCGCGAGGCCAACACCTCCGACGCGCCCTTCCACGCGCCCGCCGGCACCCGGGACGTGCCGACCATGTGGCTCAGCGAGAGCGTCGGCTACGCGCACGCGGACGGCTGGCAAGCCGTGCAGCTGGCCGGGGGCGGTGGGCTGCAGGCGGTCGTGCTGCTGCCCGACGGCGACCTCGCCGACGCCGAAGCCGCGCTCGACCAGGCGAAGCTGGCGAGCCTGCTCGGCGAAATCCGCTTCAAGCCGGTGGAGCTCGCGCTCCCGAAAGTTTCGCTCGACGTGCCCAGCTCGCTGACCGGCGTGCTGCGCGGGCTCGGCGTGCGGACGATGTTCACCGACGAAGCCGACCTGACCGGGCTTTCCCCGGATCCGCGGCTGACCGTCTCCGAAGTGCTGCACCAGGCGGTGCTGCGCGTCGACGAACAGGGCTTCGAAGGGGCCGCGGCGACCGCGCTGACGATGCGGCTCACCTCGATGATCATCGACGAACCGGTCGTCGTCACGGTCGACCGGCCGTTCCTGCTGCTGGTCCGGCACGCCGCCACGGGTGCCCTCTACTTCTTCGCCAGGGTGGTCGAACCGTGA
- a CDS encoding deoxyguanosinetriphosphate triphosphohydrolase, which produces MGYTEHDTARLLPEPAKAAALPGARADGRSAFSRDRARVLHSAALRRLAGKTQVVGPGEGAEVTGVPRTRLTHSLEVAQIGRGIAEELGADPDLVDTAGLAHDIGHPPFGHNGERALDQVAAACGGFEGNAQTIRILTRLEPKLLGPDGAPAGLNLTRACLDATTKYPWPRKPGTAKYGVYPDDTAVFAWFREGAPEERTCLEAQIMDWADDVAYSVHDVEDGVLAGRIKLRVLAHPDERAAVAEAAAKHFSSQSVSTLENAATELLALPAVAALAEAEPDGSPGAQVALKRLTSELVGRFTTAAVTGTRAAFGTSPLSGYGARLAVPEQVAAEVALLKALALRYVMSDRRRLAMQEGQRELLAELVHALARRAPESLDPLFVPAWNAAKDDAGLLRVVIDQVASLTDAQAHVWYSWHVTRLHR; this is translated from the coding sequence GTGGGTTACACCGAACACGACACCGCCCGCCTGCTCCCGGAGCCGGCGAAGGCCGCGGCGCTGCCCGGCGCCCGGGCGGACGGGCGCAGCGCGTTCTCGCGCGACCGGGCCCGGGTGCTGCACTCCGCCGCGCTGCGGCGGCTCGCCGGCAAGACCCAGGTGGTCGGGCCGGGGGAGGGCGCCGAGGTCACCGGCGTCCCGCGCACGCGGCTGACGCACTCGCTGGAGGTCGCGCAGATCGGCCGCGGCATCGCCGAGGAGCTGGGCGCTGACCCGGACCTGGTGGACACCGCGGGGCTGGCGCACGACATCGGCCACCCGCCGTTCGGCCACAACGGCGAGCGCGCGCTCGACCAGGTCGCCGCGGCGTGCGGCGGGTTCGAGGGCAACGCGCAGACGATCCGCATCCTCACCCGCCTGGAGCCCAAGCTCCTCGGCCCCGACGGCGCCCCGGCGGGCCTCAACCTGACCCGCGCGTGCCTGGACGCGACGACGAAGTACCCGTGGCCCCGCAAGCCGGGCACGGCGAAGTACGGCGTGTACCCGGACGACACCGCGGTGTTCGCGTGGTTCCGCGAGGGCGCGCCCGAAGAGCGCACCTGCCTGGAGGCCCAGATCATGGACTGGGCGGACGACGTGGCGTACTCGGTCCACGACGTCGAGGACGGCGTGCTGGCCGGCCGGATCAAGCTCCGCGTACTGGCCCACCCGGACGAGCGCGCGGCGGTCGCGGAAGCCGCGGCCAAGCACTTCTCGTCCCAGTCGGTGTCCACATTGGAGAACGCGGCGACGGAGCTGCTGGCCCTGCCCGCGGTGGCGGCCCTGGCGGAGGCGGAGCCGGACGGCTCACCGGGCGCCCAGGTCGCGCTGAAGAGACTGACGAGCGAACTGGTCGGCCGCTTCACGACAGCGGCGGTCACAGGCACCCGAGCGGCATTCGGCACGAGCCCCTTGAGCGGTTACGGCGCCCGGCTGGCGGTCCCGGAACAGGTGGCCGCGGAGGTGGCGCTGCTGAAGGCACTGGCGCTGCGGTACGTGATGAGCGACCGCCGAAGGCTGGCGATGCAGGAGGGCCAGCGCGAGCTGCTGGCGGAGCTGGTCCACGCACTGGCCCGCCGGGCACCGGAGTCACTGGATCCGCTGTTCGTCCCGGCTTGGAACGCGGCGAAGGACGACGCGGGGTTGCTGAGGGTGGTGATCGACCAGGTCGCTTCGCTGACGGACGCGCAGGCCCACGTGTGGTACTCGTGGCACGTGACCCGCTTGCACCGCTGA
- a CDS encoding YdcF family protein produces the protein MGTAERTKPSLANWARRIALGVVLVVLALVGGTAFRVWQVARENDRTPADVIVVLGAAQYNGRPSDIYAARLVKAKQLYDAGVAKTIVTAGGKKAEDNFTEARAGQLWLTRHGVPASATLAVGEGSDTLRSLRAVAQQVEARDWHTAVLVSDPWHSFRARTMADDLGLDAWTAPTHSGPIVQERVTQVRYIVRETGALLYYRLTKTPADDLFATFLG, from the coding sequence GTGGGTACCGCTGAACGCACCAAACCGTCGCTCGCGAACTGGGCGCGCCGGATCGCCCTCGGCGTGGTGCTCGTGGTGCTCGCGCTCGTCGGCGGTACGGCGTTCCGGGTGTGGCAGGTCGCCCGCGAAAACGACCGGACGCCCGCCGACGTCATCGTGGTGCTGGGTGCGGCGCAGTACAACGGCAGGCCGTCGGACATCTACGCGGCCCGGCTGGTCAAGGCCAAGCAGCTCTACGACGCGGGCGTCGCGAAGACGATCGTCACCGCGGGCGGCAAGAAGGCCGAGGACAACTTCACCGAGGCGCGGGCCGGCCAGCTGTGGCTGACCCGGCACGGCGTCCCGGCGTCGGCGACCCTGGCCGTCGGCGAGGGCAGCGACACGCTGCGGAGCCTGCGCGCGGTCGCCCAGCAGGTCGAAGCCCGCGACTGGCACACGGCGGTGCTCGTCAGCGACCCGTGGCACTCCTTCCGCGCCCGGACGATGGCCGACGACCTCGGGCTGGACGCCTGGACGGCGCCGACGCACAGCGGGCCGATCGTGCAGGAGCGCGTCACCCAGGTGCGGTACATCGTCCGCGAGACCGGCGCGCTGCTCTACTACCGGCTGACCAAGACGCCGGCCGACGACCTGTTCGCCACCTTCCTGGGCTGA